One stretch of Fibrobacter sp. DNA includes these proteins:
- the proB gene encoding glutamate 5-kinase: MSELRKNILDESRRIVIKIGSRILVDSEKGGVRTRYIQKLADSVARLMEAGKEVVVVTSGAVGTGMSQLGYKEKPTVLAEKQACAAVGQIDLMYAYREMFRWMQLSVGQILLSADDFRDRTRYKNLQNTIKAMLARKIVPIINENDSLAVAEIKVGDNDKLSSDVALFLDADLLLIFTDEDGLFDDNPKKNPNARLLRFVPEITPAVLALAGKPGETGSAVSTGGMRSKLEAIRNVTKSGCNAFLASGMKVLPHQVIFENAEGTLFVGSKKKLNSRQRWLSFVTTPRGAVVVDEGGVKALREKHSSLLPVGVCAVKKHFDKGDLIEVLSPSGDAVARGVAGFDSETLKLVLHKKTAQVHEILGKDVPDELIHKNDLVVF, translated from the coding sequence ATGAGTGAATTACGAAAGAATATTTTGGACGAATCCCGCCGCATCGTAATCAAGATCGGTTCGCGTATCTTGGTGGATTCCGAAAAGGGCGGTGTCCGTACCCGTTATATCCAGAAACTTGCAGATTCCGTCGCCCGCCTCATGGAAGCGGGCAAGGAAGTGGTCGTGGTGACGAGCGGTGCCGTAGGTACCGGCATGAGCCAGCTGGGCTACAAGGAAAAGCCGACGGTGCTTGCCGAAAAGCAGGCCTGTGCTGCCGTGGGCCAGATCGACCTCATGTACGCTTACCGCGAAATGTTCCGCTGGATGCAGCTCTCGGTGGGCCAGATACTTTTGTCTGCCGACGACTTCCGCGACCGCACCCGCTACAAGAACTTGCAGAACACCATCAAGGCGATGCTGGCGCGCAAGATTGTGCCCATCATCAACGAGAACGATTCCCTCGCGGTCGCCGAAATCAAGGTGGGCGACAACGACAAGCTTTCGAGCGACGTGGCGCTGTTCCTCGATGCGGACCTGCTGTTGATTTTCACCGACGAAGACGGCCTCTTCGACGACAACCCGAAGAAGAACCCCAACGCCCGCCTGTTGCGCTTTGTGCCCGAGATTACGCCTGCAGTGCTCGCCCTTGCCGGCAAGCCCGGCGAGACGGGTTCCGCGGTGAGTACCGGCGGCATGCGCAGCAAGCTCGAAGCCATCCGCAACGTGACGAAGAGCGGCTGCAACGCCTTCCTTGCGAGCGGCATGAAGGTGCTGCCGCACCAGGTGATTTTCGAGAATGCCGAGGGTACGCTTTTTGTGGGCTCCAAGAAAAAGCTCAACAGCCGCCAGCGCTGGCTCAGTTTCGTCACGACTCCGCGCGGGGCCGTGGTGGTGGACGAGGGCGGCGTGAAGGCGCTCCGCGAAAAGCATTCTAGCTTGTTGCCCGTAGGCGTGTGCGCCGTGAAGAAGCATTTCGACAAGGGCGACCTTATCGAGGTCCTGAGCCCTTCTGGCGATGCGGTCGCGCGCGGTGTCGCCGGTTTTGACAGCGAGACGCTCAAGCTCGTGCTGCACAAGAAGACGGCACAGGTGCACGAAATTTTGGGCAAGGACGTCCCGGACGAACTCATCCACAAGAACGACCTGGTTGTTTTCTAG